ACATAGAAAACATAGAACAACACATAGGAATGAAATATGAAAGTAACGAAGATTTAATGATCATTGACAATCAAATATTTAAAATCTTAAAACTCTTGTCAAACACTCAAAACTTTCAAACGCTTCAACAAATGACCACAAATGACCATTTGATGATATGCAGGAATTTTCTCCCTGTTTATATAGTATCACTTTCTTAAACGCAACTCCACCGAAAGCGTATTGGTCTTGTTTTTCTCAAGCAAGTACCTCGGTATGTGAATTTCCACCCGCTTCAGCCCCTCGATTCTTTTGTCATACTCGAGCGGTGGAGGATCCATAGCAACTACAGAAACAGCCAGATTGGAAGGCTCAAGAATTTCCAGTTTCAGTTCTTTCCCATCCTGCATCAGTATTGCACCAGTCTCGGTAGTCTGAACCTGTGCCTGCGTCATCATTCTCCAGGTCACTTTTTCCGTATTGTCGTCCGGAACCATTTCGTCGATAATTCTTAAACTACCTGCATCCTGCTTGACAAACGTTCTTTTGGCATCCTTCAGTTGACCCTGAAAGACCTCATGAAGATCCAATGTAACCGATTGCGGAGGTTCATCCACTGCAAACGCTTCAATCGGTGCATAGCCTTCAACCCGGTGCAGTGCATTATTTACCGTGAGCGTGCTGTGGTTGTGGTTGTTCTTGGTAAGCAGGGTCCAGCGTTCACCGTCCTGGCTGCTGTCCCATAATCCCGATCCTATGATCTGCTCCAGCTTGTTGTATCCCTGGCTTCCCGGATCGATCGACCAGCGAACGCCACCGGCTTCAAATATGAATGATCCCACATCCATATTGCCATGATTAACAGAGGCGGACCCACCTTTAACGCCCAGGTAAAATCCGCTTTTTTCATTGGGTTCTGCCCGGAATATGGCAATTGGGTTTTCGCCTTCTCCTTTCCAGTAAACAGGTGGTTTTCCATCCTTTTTTCTTTCGTAACCTGCTATCCAGACCAGCGTAGTTGGGGCCAGACGGGAAAGGTTTTCATTATTTTGCCTGGCTTTTTTAGTGAGGTCAAGAAATTCCTCCCGGTCGAGATACATGGAGTTGCCGGTTTCTTTGGCAAACCACGACAACAGGCCCCATGTGCCCAGATCAATTCCGCCCAAACCCGCGTCCGAATAGTTGAACGACCATCCGGAAGGCGCTTCTGTAAGCAGCCTGTAGGTAGCGCTTTCCATAAATCCAGGGGATTCGGGCAGATTAAAATCCGTGCCTAGGGCAGAGCGGAACATGTCAATGGCGAGCACATTGTAGGAAGTACCGTATCCCCAGTAGCTCGGGCCTTCGGGATAAGTTCCGTCCGGTGAGTATCCGGCCATGGCAAGAGGGAGCTTATCCACAGCCCTTGAAAGAATCCGTGCGGCCAGTTCAGGATGATTGTCTGCCGTGACGAGCGCCGCGGCCGACAAGCCGCCATGACATACTTGGTTCCAGTTGTGGTGCGCATCGATCCACCAGTTGTAGCTTTCTTCAGTGAGACTAACTTTTAATGCCTTTTCGGTCAGTGCTGTATTGGCCTTTTTAACAGTTGGTTTGGAAAGCCATTCTCCGCACCAATCCAGTCCCAGAGCTACTGCGTATGACATTTCCGCTACGTCCAGAAAATGAGATGGATTCCAGTCGGAAAATCCACACACGGCATTCATTTCTTCTTCCAGGCGGGTTAGGTATTTTTCGTTTCTACTTATACGATATACCAGGGCCAATGTACCGATCCGTCTGACTGCCTCCCGGGAAACGCCCAGCAAACGCCTGCCTGTTTGTTCCCGCTCCAGCAGTGGTTTCATATAGATGGCCTCTGCGCGCTGTGTCAGCAATTTGAAGTATTGTTTTGCTATGGAATCCTGTTGGATGCTGTGTTTAATTTTTTGCTCTGTTTGATCATCCAGAAACAACCTGGGCGCATCTTCTTTTAGGTTCTTCGTTAGCCAGTAAGCCTCTACGGGATTATTCACCACATTTTCTCTGATCCACCGGGCATCCACCCCGGAATGCTGGCTCATTAGCATACTAT
This genomic window from Bacteroidales bacterium contains:
- a CDS encoding heparinase II/III family protein; amino-acid sequence: MSKLFLAVLLSIFSHSMLMSQHSGVDARWIRENVVNNPVEAYWLTKNLKEDAPRLFLDDQTEQKIKHSIQQDSIAKQYFKLLTQRAEAIYMKPLLEREQTGRRLLGVSREAVRRIGTLALVYRISRNEKYLTRLEEEMNAVCGFSDWNPSHFLDVAEMSYAVALGLDWCGEWLSKPTVKKANTALTEKALKVSLTEESYNWWIDAHHNWNQVCHGGLSAAALVTADNHPELAARILSRAVDKLPLAMAGYSPDGTYPEGPSYWGYGTSYNVLAIDMFRSALGTDFNLPESPGFMESATYRLLTEAPSGWSFNYSDAGLGGIDLGTWGLLSWFAKETGNSMYLDREEFLDLTKKARQNNENLSRLAPTTLVWIAGYERKKDGKPPVYWKGEGENPIAIFRAEPNEKSGFYLGVKGGSASVNHGNMDVGSFIFEAGGVRWSIDPGSQGYNKLEQIIGSGLWDSSQDGERWTLLTKNNHNHSTLTVNNALHRVEGYAPIEAFAVDEPPQSVTLDLHEVFQGQLKDAKRTFVKQDAGSLRIIDEMVPDDNTEKVTWRMMTQAQVQTTETGAILMQDGKELKLEILEPSNLAVSVVAMDPPPLEYDKRIEGLKRVEIHIPRYLLEKNKTNTLSVELRLRK